In Mangrovivirga cuniculi, the following proteins share a genomic window:
- the purN gene encoding phosphoribosylglycinamide formyltransferase: protein MKTRRKKIAIFASGSGTNAKAIIDHFKDSKEIEVSLVLTNKPDAGVIDYAVENNISHLVFNRESLYDSNELIILMQSEGIDLIVLAGFLWLIPESMVKAFPGKIINIHPALLPKYGGKGMYGKKVHKAVIEAGEKESGLTIHYVNNNYDEGDVIFQAKVKVEPKDTPETLAQKVLQQEHKHYKKVIEKILTDKA, encoded by the coding sequence TTGAAAACCAGGAGAAAAAAAATAGCAATATTTGCATCGGGATCCGGAACAAATGCCAAAGCAATAATTGATCATTTTAAAGATTCCAAAGAAATCGAAGTTTCACTTGTTCTCACCAATAAGCCTGATGCAGGAGTAATAGATTACGCAGTAGAAAACAATATCTCTCACCTGGTATTTAACCGCGAATCATTATACGACAGCAACGAACTGATTATTCTAATGCAAAGTGAAGGCATAGACCTGATCGTCCTTGCAGGCTTTCTCTGGTTGATCCCGGAATCCATGGTTAAAGCCTTCCCCGGTAAGATCATTAACATACACCCGGCCTTATTACCAAAATACGGGGGCAAAGGAATGTATGGTAAAAAAGTCCATAAAGCAGTAATCGAAGCTGGCGAAAAAGAAAGTGGCCTTACCATTCATTATGTTAATAACAATTACGATGAAGGAGATGTAATTTTCCAGGCTAAGGTAAAGGTTGAACCGAAAGATACACCCGAAACTCTTGCCCAGAAAGTTCTTCAACAAGAGCACAAGCATTACAAAAAAGTTATAGAAAAAATATTAACTGATAAAGCATAA
- a CDS encoding toxin-antitoxin system YwqK family antitoxin: protein MNRTLYISGIIILLFSGAIMGQDTEYSVISSDVPESVNLDIGKEEEEEEEVKLKKKRKKKVFYGIKTRKMFTKRGVGSKVVYEKFYVLKENEKPNKYVRDIHYYSYEDRSIKVTTPDKYTSELGPLLHGPFRQFNSEHTLMEGIFYKGTKHGRWESFGKMYDYYVLKDKEKYYRGWPKNSFASYYDADRTKLKEVIPIEFGEKEGYYYYFHENGLPAVVGEYENGQKVGVWTEYYERRRRKRQIQYRKNPYDNDFIPYIVREWDIRGKLIFEYNPVYNAEVPEKYVQLMSSK, encoded by the coding sequence ATGAATCGAACACTTTATATATCAGGTATTATAATCCTCTTGTTTTCCGGCGCAATTATGGGTCAGGATACTGAATATTCGGTCATCAGTTCGGATGTTCCTGAGTCTGTAAATCTTGATATTGGTAAAGAGGAAGAGGAGGAGGAAGAAGTAAAACTGAAAAAAAAGAGGAAAAAGAAGGTTTTTTACGGCATTAAAACCAGGAAAATGTTTACCAAACGAGGGGTTGGGAGCAAAGTGGTTTATGAGAAATTTTATGTGTTAAAAGAGAATGAAAAGCCAAATAAATACGTCAGGGATATACATTATTACAGTTATGAGGATCGCAGTATAAAGGTGACAACCCCTGATAAATATACTTCTGAGCTGGGCCCGCTTCTTCATGGGCCATTTCGACAGTTTAATAGTGAACATACCCTGATGGAGGGAATATTTTATAAAGGCACGAAGCATGGACGGTGGGAATCATTTGGTAAAATGTATGACTACTATGTCCTGAAGGATAAAGAAAAATACTATCGCGGATGGCCAAAGAATTCTTTTGCCAGCTATTACGATGCCGACCGCACAAAGCTTAAAGAAGTGATTCCGATTGAGTTTGGAGAAAAAGAAGGGTATTACTACTATTTTCATGAAAATGGACTTCCTGCCGTGGTTGGTGAATATGAAAATGGGCAGAAAGTAGGTGTCTGGACAGAATATTATGAAAGGAGAAGAAGGAAAAGACAGATACAATACAGGAAAAACCCATATGACAACGACTTTATACCTTATATAGTAAGAGAATGGGATATCAGAGGAAAGTTGATATTTGAATATAATCCGGTATATAATGCCGAAGTTCCGGAAAAGTATGTTCAACTGATGTCTTCGAAATGA
- a CDS encoding ABC transporter ATP-binding protein, whose amino-acid sequence MNKEQGNRKIYDYAVLKRLLSFAKPYKGKFFLLIFLTLMVSILGPIRPAIIGWTIDNPVAEGNYELLVQMILILLGLLIFQFIAQYFHTYLSGWLGQHVIRDIRIQLYRHLLKLKLKFFDRTPIGRLVTRNVSDIETLADVFSQGFAAIISDLLQIIIILAIMFWTDWRLTLVTLSTFPLLIIATYVFKEKVKSSFNAVRNAVSNLNSFVQEHITGMNIVQIFSAEKKEFGKFNDINNEHLQANLRSVLYYSVYFPVAEFIQATGIALIIWYGGRGVIFEQFQPGVLISFILYVGMFFRPVRLIADRFNTLQMGVVSTERIMKLLDNNDFITDEGDHVPEKIDGNVEFKNVWFAYNEGEDVLKDINFKVAHGESCALVGATGAGKSSIINLLNRFYDINEGEILVDGTSVKDYDLASLRENIGVVMQDVFLFSGSIRENIRLGNTDITDKQIEDAAKLVGADKFIEKLPGGFDYDVMERGATLSVGQRQLISFVRVMVYNPKIIVLDEATSSVDTETEELIQSAIEKMMKGRTSIVIAHRLSTIKHADKIIVLDKGEIKEVGNHDELLSKDGFYTQLHKMQYKEVV is encoded by the coding sequence TTGAATAAGGAACAAGGAAATAGAAAAATATACGACTACGCAGTTTTAAAAAGACTTCTGTCTTTTGCAAAACCTTATAAAGGAAAGTTTTTTTTATTGATCTTCCTTACTTTAATGGTTTCTATCCTCGGACCGATCAGACCTGCTATAATTGGCTGGACAATAGATAACCCAGTGGCTGAAGGCAACTACGAGTTATTGGTACAGATGATCCTTATCCTTCTTGGCCTTTTGATATTCCAGTTTATAGCGCAATATTTTCACACCTATTTATCAGGATGGTTAGGTCAGCATGTGATAAGAGATATCAGAATTCAACTTTATCGCCATCTGTTAAAACTTAAATTAAAGTTTTTCGACCGTACTCCTATTGGCAGGCTCGTAACGAGAAATGTTTCAGATATAGAAACCCTGGCCGATGTATTTAGCCAGGGATTTGCTGCAATCATCAGTGATCTGCTACAAATAATAATCATTCTTGCAATTATGTTCTGGACTGACTGGAGACTTACTTTAGTCACGCTATCTACTTTTCCATTGCTTATTATTGCAACATATGTATTTAAAGAAAAAGTCAAGTCTTCTTTCAACGCAGTAAGAAATGCTGTTTCAAACCTTAACAGCTTTGTTCAGGAACATATAACAGGAATGAACATCGTTCAAATCTTCAGTGCTGAAAAAAAGGAGTTTGGTAAATTTAACGATATAAATAACGAGCATCTACAAGCTAATTTACGCTCTGTTCTTTACTACAGTGTTTATTTTCCTGTAGCAGAGTTTATCCAGGCTACGGGGATCGCCCTGATTATTTGGTATGGTGGACGAGGAGTGATATTCGAACAATTTCAACCAGGTGTTTTAATTTCTTTCATTCTATATGTTGGAATGTTCTTCCGACCGGTGCGTCTTATAGCTGACAGATTTAATACACTCCAAATGGGAGTTGTTTCAACAGAGCGGATCATGAAGCTTCTGGATAATAATGATTTCATTACAGATGAAGGTGACCATGTTCCTGAAAAGATCGATGGCAATGTTGAATTTAAAAATGTCTGGTTTGCCTACAATGAAGGCGAAGATGTATTGAAAGATATCAATTTTAAAGTTGCACATGGAGAGAGTTGCGCATTGGTTGGAGCGACCGGAGCCGGTAAATCCTCTATTATTAATCTACTCAATAGATTCTATGACATAAATGAAGGAGAAATTCTGGTCGATGGGACAAGCGTTAAAGATTATGATCTGGCCTCACTAAGAGAAAATATTGGTGTTGTAATGCAGGATGTATTCCTGTTTTCTGGTTCCATCAGAGAAAATATCAGACTGGGAAACACTGATATTACTGATAAACAAATTGAAGATGCTGCGAAGCTTGTGGGTGCTGATAAATTTATAGAAAAATTACCAGGTGGTTTTGATTACGATGTAATGGAAAGAGGAGCCACGCTTTCTGTGGGTCAGCGACAATTAATCTCTTTTGTCAGAGTTATGGTTTATAATCCGAAAATCATTGTTCTGGACGAAGCAACCAGTAGTGTGGACACTGAAACTGAAGAACTCATTCAGAGTGCGATTGAAAAAATGATGAAAGGACGTACAAGTATCGTAATTGCTCACCGATTATCTACCATTAAGCATGCTGATAAAATCATTGTGCTTGATAAAGGCGAAATAAAAGAAGTGGGTAATCACGACGAGCTTCTGAGTAAAGACGGGTTTTATACCCAGCTTCATAAAATGCAATACAAAGAAGTTGTTTAA
- a CDS encoding geranylgeranylglycerol-phosphate geranylgeranyltransferase, with translation MIHIIPEMSLTTKFLAFIKVTRWPNLLIIVLGQYLTAIFLIEYSDWQSILFSPRMAALSFSTVILAASGYLINDYYDIKIDYVNKPQEVIIGKYIKRRHAMLAHTTLNFLGISIGLLIDYKVGLVNVLAAYLLWLYSNRLKRLPFWGNFSVAILTALSIFSVFLVFPQNIEKVLLYSYFAFTLTLIREIIKDMEDIKGDEEFGCRTIPIVLGLRKTKKSFMVSLFFSHSAVFLCV, from the coding sequence TTGATACATATAATTCCTGAAATGTCGTTAACTACTAAATTTCTAGCCTTTATTAAAGTTACCCGCTGGCCGAATCTTTTGATTATCGTCCTTGGTCAATACCTAACCGCCATATTCCTGATCGAATACAGTGACTGGCAAAGCATCCTTTTTAGTCCAAGGATGGCTGCTCTTTCATTCTCAACAGTCATTCTTGCTGCATCAGGTTACCTGATCAACGATTATTATGATATCAAAATTGACTACGTTAATAAACCTCAGGAAGTAATAATAGGAAAGTATATAAAGAGAAGGCATGCGATGCTCGCTCATACCACTTTAAACTTTCTGGGTATATCCATCGGACTTCTGATCGATTATAAGGTAGGACTGGTAAACGTACTCGCAGCCTATTTACTCTGGCTCTATAGTAATCGATTAAAAAGACTCCCTTTTTGGGGTAATTTCTCTGTGGCAATTCTGACGGCTCTAAGCATCTTTAGTGTTTTCCTTGTATTTCCTCAAAACATAGAGAAGGTACTGTTATATAGTTATTTCGCTTTTACACTTACCTTAATCCGTGAAATAATTAAGGATATGGAAGATATAAAAGGTGATGAAGAATTTGGATGCAGGACGATTCCAATCGTTTTAGGATTGAGAAAAACAAAAAAATCCTTTATGGTATCATTATTTTTTTCACATTCAGCTGTGTTTTTGTGTGTTTGA
- the htpG gene encoding molecular chaperone HtpG produces the protein MSKVKEEKGTISIHTENIFPIIKKFLYSDHEIFLRELVSNAVDATMKLKRLSSLGEMTEELGDLTIDISINKEAKTLTIEDRGIGMTAEEIKKYINQIAFSGATEFVEKFKDAKDANEIIGKFGLGFYSSFMVAEKVEIETLSYQEGASPAKWINDGSTEFEIASIDKKERGTKIILHINSESEEFLEEARINNILEKYCRFLPVPIRFGQKDERIEDGKDDEGNPKYKEVKVDNIINDTNPIWTVAPSELKDEDYKNFYRKLYPFSEEPLFWIHLNVDYPFNLTGVLYFPKIKNDIDVNRNKIQLYSRQVFITDEVKDIVPEFLMLLHGVIDSPDIPLNVSRSYLQSDSNVKKINNYITKKVAEKLSEIFKNERSEFEKKWEDISVFVKYGMLSEDKFYDRAKDFALLTNVDDKKFTFEEYKTAVEPEQTDKDKKIVILYSTDVAKQNTYIETAKSKGYDVLKLDGVIDSHFINMLEQKLENITLKRVDSETIDKLIDKGTEKESKLTDEQKDSLKSVVEKAIGNENYNVKVEPMDESEMPLVVTLPEFMRRMKDMAKTGGGMNMYGAMPDQFEVSVNANHSMAEKILNAGDENKQVGLAKQVFDLALLSQNMLEGESLTKFIQRSVDYLAR, from the coding sequence ATGAGTAAGGTGAAAGAAGAAAAAGGAACGATATCAATCCACACGGAAAATATTTTTCCGATCATAAAAAAATTCTTGTATTCTGATCATGAGATTTTTCTCCGAGAATTGGTTTCGAATGCAGTAGATGCTACTATGAAGCTCAAAAGGTTGAGTTCTCTGGGAGAAATGACTGAAGAGCTTGGAGATCTTACCATTGATATCAGTATAAATAAAGAAGCAAAAACGCTAACAATTGAAGACCGCGGTATTGGTATGACTGCGGAAGAAATTAAGAAATATATTAACCAGATCGCATTTTCCGGAGCAACAGAATTTGTTGAAAAATTCAAGGATGCAAAAGATGCGAATGAGATCATTGGTAAGTTCGGATTAGGTTTCTACTCATCTTTTATGGTAGCAGAGAAAGTAGAAATTGAAACTCTCTCTTACCAGGAAGGTGCTTCACCTGCCAAATGGATAAATGATGGGAGTACCGAATTTGAGATTGCTTCAATTGATAAAAAAGAAAGAGGTACAAAAATCATTCTTCACATCAATAGTGAAAGTGAAGAATTCCTTGAAGAAGCCAGAATAAATAATATTCTTGAAAAATATTGCCGTTTTCTGCCTGTTCCAATAAGATTTGGCCAGAAGGATGAAAGAATTGAGGATGGTAAAGATGATGAGGGAAATCCTAAATACAAGGAAGTAAAGGTTGATAACATAATTAATGATACCAACCCGATTTGGACTGTAGCTCCATCTGAATTGAAAGATGAAGATTATAAAAACTTCTATAGAAAGCTTTATCCATTTTCAGAAGAGCCATTATTCTGGATCCATCTAAACGTGGATTACCCGTTTAATCTTACCGGAGTTTTATATTTTCCTAAGATTAAAAACGATATCGATGTTAACAGAAATAAGATCCAGCTTTATAGCCGCCAGGTATTCATTACTGATGAGGTAAAAGATATTGTGCCTGAATTCTTAATGCTGTTACATGGTGTTATTGATTCACCGGATATCCCACTAAACGTTTCCAGAAGTTATTTACAATCTGACAGCAACGTTAAAAAGATCAACAACTACATCACAAAAAAGGTGGCTGAAAAACTTTCAGAGATCTTTAAGAATGAGCGATCAGAATTTGAGAAAAAGTGGGAAGACATTAGCGTATTTGTAAAGTATGGTATGCTTAGTGAAGATAAGTTCTATGACAGGGCGAAAGACTTTGCATTACTAACAAATGTTGATGACAAAAAATTCACTTTTGAAGAATATAAGACCGCAGTTGAGCCTGAGCAAACTGATAAAGATAAAAAGATCGTTATCCTTTACTCTACCGATGTTGCCAAGCAGAATACGTATATCGAAACTGCTAAAAGCAAGGGGTATGATGTGTTGAAGCTCGATGGAGTGATTGACAGTCATTTTATCAATATGCTGGAGCAAAAGCTTGAAAATATCACCTTGAAGAGAGTGGATTCAGAAACGATCGACAAGCTTATTGACAAAGGAACAGAAAAAGAATCTAAATTGACTGATGAGCAAAAAGATTCATTGAAGTCTGTAGTAGAGAAAGCTATTGGTAATGAAAACTACAATGTTAAAGTAGAACCGATGGATGAATCTGAAATGCCATTAGTTGTAACCTTGCCGGAGTTTATGCGAAGAATGAAAGATATGGCTAAAACCGGAGGGGGAATGAACATGTATGGAGCAATGCCAGATCAATTCGAAGTTTCTGTAAATGCAAACCATTCTATGGCAGAAAAGATTCTAAATGCCGGTGATGAAAATAAGCAGGTAGGATTAGCTAAACAGGTTTTTGATCTTGCCTTACTTTCACAAAATATGCTTGAAGGGGAGTCATTGACTAAATTTATTCAGCGTAGCGTTGACTACCTTGCCAGGTAA
- the truA gene encoding tRNA pseudouridine(38-40) synthase TruA has product MEINRYLFCTAFKGTEYTGWQTQPDKRSVQDAIEKVFHQLYGDSKLSLMGSGRTDTGVHATNQYFHIDLPEKFDIETLIFKMNLMLPGDILIKNCQIVDESFHARFSAKSRSYIYYISKQKNPFRQNEVYVFSKELDLTKINKACKYLIGEQDFKSFCKSRTNNHHFRCNVTEAFWVEGNQGYEFHVSANRFLKGMVRALTGTLINVGLGDLQPEDIIEIINKRDRKAAGRAAPADGLYLTAVEYPGFNIKNDNLE; this is encoded by the coding sequence ATGGAAATTAACAGGTATCTATTTTGCACTGCTTTTAAAGGCACAGAGTATACTGGCTGGCAAACTCAGCCAGACAAGCGATCTGTGCAGGATGCAATTGAGAAAGTGTTTCATCAGCTTTACGGAGATTCAAAATTATCTTTGATGGGTAGTGGCCGGACTGACACTGGGGTTCATGCAACAAATCAATATTTTCACATAGATCTGCCAGAAAAATTTGATATTGAGACGTTAATTTTCAAAATGAACCTGATGCTTCCGGGCGATATCCTGATCAAAAATTGCCAGATTGTAGATGAAAGTTTTCATGCAAGGTTCTCTGCAAAATCCCGAAGCTACATTTACTATATCAGTAAACAAAAAAACCCTTTCAGGCAAAATGAAGTTTATGTTTTTAGCAAGGAGCTGGATTTAACTAAAATCAATAAAGCCTGTAAATATTTGATCGGAGAACAGGATTTTAAAAGTTTTTGCAAGAGCCGGACTAATAATCACCACTTTAGGTGTAACGTTACAGAAGCTTTTTGGGTAGAAGGGAACCAAGGATATGAATTTCACGTTAGTGCCAACAGGTTTCTTAAAGGGATGGTAAGAGCGTTGACAGGAACGTTAATCAATGTTGGACTTGGGGATTTACAGCCTGAAGACATTATTGAAATAATAAATAAAAGAGACCGGAAAGCAGCTGGCAGAGCAGCACCCGCAGATGGACTTTATCTTACAGCGGTGGAATACCCGGGGTTTAATATTAAAAACGACAATCTTGAATAA
- a CDS encoding YraN family protein → MERIFNRNRQIGNKGEEKASLFLISLGYDILETNYRYRRSEIDIIAIKEKTIHFIEVKTRSDDRFGNPEEAVNNKKIESIMTVADHYVHENNWEGNIQFDVISILIGKELRIDHFEDIS, encoded by the coding sequence TTGGAAAGAATTTTTAATAGAAACAGGCAAATTGGCAATAAAGGTGAAGAGAAAGCATCATTATTTTTAATTAGCCTTGGATATGATATCCTGGAAACTAATTACCGATACCGTAGATCTGAGATTGATATCATTGCTATCAAAGAAAAAACCATTCATTTTATTGAAGTGAAAACCCGTTCTGACGACAGATTTGGCAATCCTGAAGAAGCTGTCAATAACAAAAAAATCGAATCAATTATGACAGTAGCAGATCACTATGTACATGAAAACAACTGGGAAGGAAATATTCAATTTGATGTGATTTCAATTCTTATTGGCAAGGAACTCAGAATCGATCATTTCGAAGACATCAGTTGA
- the purH gene encoding bifunctional phosphoribosylaminoimidazolecarboxamide formyltransferase/IMP cyclohydrolase, translating into MSNIKISSALISVFYKDGLAPIVKKLHEEGVTIYSTGGTQKFIEDLDIPVVPVEDLTSYPSIFGGRVKTLHPKVFGGILQRRDDDNDKKQAEEYKIPSIDLVIVDLYPFEETVASGAVEQDIIEKIDIGGISLIRAAAKNFKDVWIVSSRNQYDDVLTVLENGKGNTDISTRKRYAAEAFHISSHYDSAIFNYFNEENTVEAFKASYSEGKTLRYGENPHQKAAFYGPLSDLLNQLHGKELSYNNLVDIDAAINLIEEFDESDTAFAILKHTNACGCATGATVKDAYLRAFEADTISAFGGILITNKPVDKDAAEEITKLFCEVLIAPSFDEDALEILKTKKNRILLEKKANLTDKKQFKSLLNGVIVQDRDLKTDQKDDFETVTKKTATEAEISDLVFASKVCKHTKSNTIILARGNQLLASGVGQTSRVDALKQAIEKAKQFGFELEGSVMASDAFFPFPDCVEIADKAGITAVVQPGGSIKDKDSIDYCDSHNMAMVFTGTRHFKH; encoded by the coding sequence ATGTCTAACATAAAAATCTCTTCAGCATTAATTTCAGTTTTTTACAAAGACGGGTTAGCCCCGATAGTGAAAAAACTTCATGAAGAAGGAGTAACTATTTACTCCACTGGTGGAACTCAAAAATTCATCGAAGATCTTGACATTCCTGTAGTTCCGGTTGAAGACCTTACTTCTTACCCATCAATTTTTGGAGGAAGAGTTAAAACACTTCACCCGAAAGTATTTGGAGGAATTCTTCAGCGACGTGATGATGATAATGATAAAAAACAAGCAGAGGAATATAAAATCCCTTCTATAGACCTTGTAATCGTAGATCTTTATCCTTTCGAAGAAACTGTTGCCAGCGGTGCAGTTGAACAGGATATAATTGAGAAGATCGATATCGGAGGTATTTCCTTAATAAGAGCTGCCGCCAAAAACTTTAAAGATGTCTGGATAGTATCTTCCCGTAACCAATACGATGATGTCCTAACCGTTCTGGAAAATGGCAAGGGCAACACTGATATTAGTACGAGGAAAAGATATGCTGCTGAAGCATTTCATATAAGCTCACATTATGACAGTGCGATCTTTAATTATTTTAATGAAGAAAACACTGTCGAAGCATTTAAAGCCAGCTATAGTGAAGGGAAAACATTGAGATATGGAGAAAACCCTCACCAAAAAGCTGCTTTTTACGGACCTTTATCTGATCTGTTAAACCAATTGCACGGTAAGGAATTGAGCTACAATAACCTTGTGGATATTGACGCAGCTATTAATTTGATCGAAGAATTTGATGAAAGTGACACTGCATTTGCAATCCTTAAACATACAAATGCCTGTGGATGTGCTACCGGGGCAACTGTGAAAGATGCATATTTAAGAGCCTTTGAAGCTGACACTATTTCTGCATTTGGCGGAATACTAATTACTAACAAGCCGGTAGACAAAGATGCTGCTGAAGAAATCACAAAATTATTTTGTGAAGTTTTGATCGCTCCATCTTTTGATGAAGATGCTTTAGAGATACTTAAGACTAAGAAAAATAGAATTTTACTCGAAAAGAAAGCGAATCTTACAGATAAAAAACAGTTTAAATCACTTCTTAACGGCGTAATCGTTCAAGACAGGGATCTTAAAACTGATCAAAAAGATGATTTCGAAACAGTGACGAAAAAAACAGCTACCGAAGCAGAAATTTCTGACCTTGTTTTTGCTTCTAAAGTTTGTAAGCATACTAAGTCAAATACAATTATTCTTGCTCGCGGAAATCAGCTTTTAGCTAGTGGAGTTGGCCAAACATCACGCGTAGACGCCCTTAAACAGGCAATTGAAAAAGCTAAGCAGTTTGGTTTTGAGCTTGAAGGTTCGGTAATGGCATCAGATGCATTCTTTCCTTTCCCGGATTGCGTGGAAATAGCTGATAAGGCAGGAATTACAGCAGTGGTACAGCCAGGGGGATCTATAAAAGATAAAGATTCTATTGACTACTGCGATAGTCATAACATGGCAATGGTCTTTACCGGTACCAGACACTTTAAACATTAA
- a CDS encoding DUF4293 domain-containing protein has product MIQRIQTIFLLLVAVFMGTYAVMPIWEKVDKENNQAVVMSTFEIKYGNIEPDSQGIVFTEVKERTNIMYVAGIAVLSAVVALFSLFSFKKRLTQLKLNAFNSLLMLASLIVPLLLVTDAKNLFNPEVPGTYYIISLLLPAGAVICNILSNIFIRKDEKLVRSVDRLR; this is encoded by the coding sequence ATGATTCAACGAATTCAGACAATTTTTCTTCTGCTTGTGGCAGTGTTTATGGGAACCTACGCAGTAATGCCTATCTGGGAAAAGGTTGATAAAGAAAATAACCAGGCTGTGGTAATGAGTACTTTTGAAATAAAGTATGGAAATATTGAGCCTGATTCACAAGGGATAGTCTTTACAGAAGTTAAGGAGCGAACTAACATTATGTACGTAGCCGGGATAGCAGTTCTGTCTGCGGTAGTTGCTTTGTTTTCATTATTTAGCTTTAAAAAGCGCTTAACACAATTAAAGTTAAATGCCTTTAATTCATTATTGATGCTTGCCTCATTAATAGTTCCCTTGCTTTTAGTTACAGATGCAAAGAATTTATTTAATCCTGAAGTACCTGGAACCTACTATATCATCAGTTTATTGTTGCCTGCAGGAGCAGTGATCTGCAATATCCTGTCAAATATTTTTATCAGGAAAGATGAAAAGCTCGTACGGTCAGTAGATCGATTGAGATAA
- a CDS encoding Rossmann-like and DUF2520 domain-containing protein — MFGTKHFNICLVGTGNVSQALSSILEEKGHTVSAVYSRQYERAANITRSLYEAEPVTDPDFRAFDPDIVIIAVKDDVIEEVSQSIVVPDDTIVIHTSGVKSFEELRPHSNIGVFYPLQTFLRKNPPDWQNTPFLVESDDPQIVKALLSLGKNIGRSAEEMSSEKRAKLHVAAVFASNFTNHMVRVSKELAQKGKLNFDLLEPLIRQTIENSLSFGPEKAQTGPAKRGDLQTLDKHLESLDFDEGIAEIYKVISQHILDTYNS; from the coding sequence ATGTTCGGAACAAAACATTTTAATATTTGCCTGGTTGGAACCGGGAATGTTTCACAAGCCCTTTCTTCAATTTTAGAAGAAAAAGGCCATACTGTCTCGGCTGTTTACAGCAGGCAATATGAACGTGCGGCCAATATAACCCGCTCACTTTATGAGGCAGAACCTGTTACCGATCCGGACTTCAGAGCTTTCGATCCGGATATTGTTATCATAGCCGTAAAGGATGATGTTATAGAAGAAGTTTCACAATCCATTGTTGTTCCTGATGATACAATTGTAATTCATACTAGTGGAGTAAAATCATTTGAAGAATTAAGGCCTCATTCAAATATTGGAGTTTTTTATCCATTACAGACTTTTCTGAGAAAAAATCCTCCGGATTGGCAAAACACTCCTTTCCTTGTAGAATCTGATGACCCACAAATTGTAAAAGCATTACTTTCACTGGGAAAAAACATTGGGAGATCAGCTGAGGAAATGAGTTCAGAAAAAAGAGCTAAACTTCATGTTGCGGCAGTGTTTGCATCTAACTTCACCAACCATATGGTAAGAGTGAGCAAAGAACTGGCTCAAAAAGGCAAGCTAAACTTTGACCTATTGGAACCTCTAATAAGACAAACGATAGAAAACAGCCTTTCGTTTGGACCTGAAAAAGCACAAACCGGACCAGCAAAAAGAGGGGATCTGCAAACTCTTGACAAGCACCTTGAATCACTTGATTTTGATGAAGGAATAGCAGAAATATACAAAGTCATTAGTCAACACATTCTTGATACATATAATTCCTGA